A portion of the Achromobacter sp. MFA1 R4 genome contains these proteins:
- the kch gene encoding voltage-gated potassium channel protein, giving the protein MPLPKPSLRHRFRKILALFPPNWCLAILVALDGYAFMHPVLREVRAREYSFWLALDNWHEIMRVVGLLEIPRLVLGVGLQVIALGLILKARIAWAFSLVLLIGVGTFSILGDGGRAGLGLYTLILVIALVVYWRRFDRASVTAGSLFALVSVLSLMIYAVFGTLYLGNEFNPPILDAGTALYFSIVSMSTVGYGDITPHSGTARLFTASIIILGITVFATSVSAIAGPVIGGNLKRLVKGRFSSAMRKNHIIIAGATPLALSVYQGLRHRNEEVTVIVPTGMAHDYPVSTDLIEGDPSSVDVLHVAGVGRARYVLALRDDDAENAFIVLAAKEATGPHGAKTVALVNTSKHLEKIRRVQPDLVFSVQLLGAELLMRAINGEPMDSQAITDLFFAKSSADAKAT; this is encoded by the coding sequence ATGCCTCTGCCCAAGCCTTCCCTGCGCCATCGCTTCCGCAAGATACTGGCGCTGTTTCCGCCCAACTGGTGCCTCGCCATCCTGGTGGCGCTGGACGGATATGCCTTCATGCATCCCGTGCTGCGCGAAGTCCGTGCGCGCGAATATTCGTTCTGGCTCGCGCTGGACAACTGGCACGAGATCATGCGCGTGGTTGGGCTGCTGGAAATTCCACGGCTGGTGCTCGGCGTCGGCCTGCAGGTCATTGCGCTGGGGCTGATCCTGAAAGCGCGCATCGCGTGGGCGTTCTCGCTGGTGCTGCTGATCGGCGTGGGCACCTTCTCCATCCTGGGCGATGGCGGCCGCGCGGGCCTGGGGCTCTACACCCTGATTCTCGTGATCGCGCTGGTGGTCTATTGGCGGCGCTTCGATCGCGCCAGCGTGACCGCGGGCTCGCTGTTCGCGCTGGTGAGCGTGCTGTCGCTGATGATCTACGCGGTATTCGGCACGCTGTACCTGGGCAATGAATTCAATCCCCCCATCCTGGACGCGGGCACCGCGCTTTACTTTTCGATCGTATCCATGTCGACCGTGGGCTATGGCGACATCACGCCCCACAGCGGCACGGCGCGCCTGTTCACCGCGTCGATTATCATCCTCGGCATTACCGTGTTCGCCACGTCCGTCAGCGCGATCGCCGGGCCGGTGATCGGCGGCAACCTGAAACGGCTCGTCAAAGGCAGGTTTTCCTCCGCCATGAGAAAGAACCACATCATCATCGCCGGCGCCACGCCCCTGGCGCTCAGCGTCTATCAGGGTCTGCGCCACCGCAACGAAGAAGTCACCGTCATCGTGCCGACCGGCATGGCGCACGACTACCCCGTGTCCACCGACCTGATCGAGGGCGATCCCTCCAGCGTCGACGTGCTGCACGTGGCGGGCGTGGGGCGGGCGCGTTATGTGCTGGCGCTGCGCGACGACGATGCCGAGAACGCCTTCATCGTGCTGGCCGCCAAGGAAGCCACCGGTCCGCACGGCGCCAAGACCGTCGCCCTGGTGAACACCAGCAAGCATCTGGAGAAGATCCGCCGCGTGCAGCCCGATCTGGTGTTTTCGGTGCAGTTGCTGGGCGCCGAACTGCTGATGCGTGCCATCAACGGCGAGCCCATGGACAGCCAGGCCATCACCGACCTGTTCTTCGCCAAATCCTCAGCCGACGCCAAGGCGACCTGA
- a CDS encoding EAL domain-containing protein, translating to MPTSVLMERVSSWRYLPVALALVLPVLACVAWTGWHARNAERQEAESAARIVRVQAQHILGQAWEMLDRVAALTALPCEQALPDLRRWGMLNPYFRSLFLVRGDRVYCSSAVGQTDYPLSGFRRWSVDTPPDQWLVTVSGTPLAPERPAILLGRPGVDGHSGVVVVDGRHLQDLLGAVATLRDYRIELIVGEGAASIHSDSKGSAATHGQLVHGETTLYDGRAAVTIRVKAPPEAVVLAWQQLMLTYLPFAVLIGVCLAVAAHRLQTNRQSIKEKLRRAILADEFRVHYQPVYSHVSGQCSGVEALMRWHRPGQGDVRPDLFIAAAEAQGMIVPLTRHLFALIERDMGGWATPPGFHVGVNIAAEHLSSPALASDVERFAAGIAARQPVVVLEITERSLIADDGQARRNIDALRARGVRVAIDDFGTGHCSLSYLQRFPVDYLKIDKGFVQAIEPDGQEAPVLDAIIALAHRLGLSVLAEGVEADYQFDYLARRDVTFIQGYLFARPMPSEQFVRWYADHPLPRGARRESGRLGVG from the coding sequence TTGCCGACATCGGTCTTGATGGAACGCGTATCGTCGTGGCGGTATCTGCCTGTGGCCCTGGCGCTGGTGCTGCCGGTGCTGGCCTGCGTGGCCTGGACCGGATGGCACGCCCGCAACGCCGAGCGCCAGGAAGCCGAGTCGGCCGCGCGCATCGTGCGGGTCCAGGCCCAGCACATCCTGGGACAGGCCTGGGAAATGCTCGACAGAGTGGCCGCGCTGACGGCCCTGCCATGCGAGCAGGCGCTGCCCGACCTGCGGCGCTGGGGCATGCTCAATCCCTACTTCCGGTCGCTCTTTCTGGTGCGCGGCGACCGGGTCTACTGCTCGTCGGCGGTGGGCCAGACCGATTATCCGTTGTCGGGATTTCGCAGATGGTCGGTCGACACGCCGCCGGACCAATGGCTGGTGACCGTGTCCGGCACGCCCCTCGCGCCCGAACGGCCCGCCATCCTGCTGGGGCGGCCGGGCGTCGACGGGCACAGCGGCGTGGTCGTGGTGGACGGGCGCCATCTTCAGGACCTGCTCGGTGCCGTCGCCACGCTGCGCGATTACCGGATCGAGCTGATCGTGGGCGAGGGCGCCGCGTCGATACACAGCGATTCCAAGGGGTCTGCCGCGACGCACGGCCAACTGGTGCATGGCGAGACCACGCTCTACGACGGGCGCGCCGCCGTGACCATCCGCGTCAAGGCGCCGCCCGAGGCCGTCGTCCTGGCCTGGCAGCAGCTCATGCTCACCTACCTCCCCTTCGCGGTGCTGATCGGCGTCTGCCTGGCCGTCGCCGCCCACCGGCTGCAGACCAACCGTCAGTCCATCAAGGAAAAGTTGCGGCGCGCCATCCTGGCCGACGAATTCCGGGTGCATTACCAGCCCGTGTACAGCCATGTGTCGGGCCAGTGCAGCGGCGTCGAGGCGCTGATGCGCTGGCATCGGCCCGGGCAGGGCGACGTGCGGCCTGACCTGTTCATTGCCGCGGCCGAGGCGCAAGGCATGATCGTCCCGCTGACGCGCCACCTGTTCGCGCTGATCGAGCGCGACATGGGCGGCTGGGCCACGCCGCCCGGGTTTCACGTCGGCGTCAACATCGCCGCCGAGCACTTGTCCAGTCCCGCCCTGGCGTCCGACGTCGAGCGCTTCGCGGCGGGAATCGCGGCGCGCCAGCCCGTCGTGGTGCTTGAAATCACCGAACGCAGCCTGATCGCCGACGACGGCCAGGCTCGGCGCAACATCGACGCCCTGCGCGCGCGCGGGGTGCGCGTGGCCATCGACGACTTCGGCACGGGGCACTGCTCGCTTTCCTATCTGCAACGATTTCCCGTCGACTACCTGAAGATCGACAAGGGCTTTGTGCAGGCCATCGAGCCTGACGGGCAAGAGGCGCCGGTGCTGGACGCCATCATCGCCCTGGCGCATAGGCTGGGCCTGTCCGTGCTGGCCGAAGGCGTCGAAGCCGATTATCAGTTCGACTACCTGGCGCGGCGCGACGTGACGTTCATCCAGGGCTATCTGTTCGCGCGGCCCATGCCGTCCGAGCAGTTCGTGCGCTGGTATGCCGACCACCCCTTGCCCCGCGGGGCGCGGCGCGAATCAGGTCGCCTTGGCGTCGGCTGA
- a CDS encoding TetR/AcrR family transcriptional regulator, translating to MDRQRSRLPPSVRVDQIVDAALRAFSQAGYAGARMDDIARGAGLSKGGLYAHFTSKEAVFEALLERHLAPAPLDVDAIVSDADSVQALAERIADHLHDRLANPAMISTLRLLLAESGRVPHLAARWRHETAATHFADLGRLLALARERGLCRDSVALRQPWLLLAPVVHTVVLAALADPDEPVRLQDRREAHVAMMVELLDPAARSPCAARGS from the coding sequence ATGGACAGGCAGCGCAGTCGTCTTCCGCCGTCGGTGCGGGTCGACCAGATCGTCGACGCCGCGCTGCGGGCGTTTTCGCAGGCAGGCTATGCCGGGGCGCGCATGGACGACATCGCGCGCGGCGCAGGCCTGTCCAAGGGCGGGCTGTACGCCCATTTCACAAGCAAGGAAGCCGTCTTCGAGGCGCTGCTCGAGCGCCACCTCGCGCCTGCGCCGCTCGATGTCGACGCGATCGTCAGCGACGCGGATTCCGTGCAGGCGCTGGCCGAACGCATCGCCGATCATCTGCACGACCGCCTCGCCAATCCCGCCATGATCAGCACGCTGCGCCTCTTGCTCGCCGAAAGCGGCAGGGTGCCGCACCTGGCGGCCCGCTGGCGCCACGAAACGGCCGCCACGCATTTCGCCGATCTGGGCCGCCTGCTGGCGCTGGCGCGCGAGCGGGGGCTGTGCCGCGACAGCGTGGCGCTGCGCCAGCCGTGGCTGCTGCTGGCGCCGGTGGTGCATACCGTCGTCCTGGCCGCGCTGGCCGACCCGGACGAGCCCGTCCGCCTGCAGGACCGCCGCGAGGCGCACGTGGCCATGATGGTCGAACTGCTGGACCCGGCCGCCAGATCCCCGTGCGCCGCACGCGGTTCTTGA
- a CDS encoding efflux transporter outer membrane subunit translates to MKAPVSAAKITARLAPAALALLLAAGCVSLAPDYQRPALPVPAEYPGAGHPGAGLPGADLPAAGVPGAGHPEAGHPAPADSPSPSPQDPAARIAWQRYFTDPALQRLIATALDNSRDLRAALLRVEEARALYGIQRSDQFPSVGVQAQGSRARVPADLNLTGQPQISSQYQAGLGMATWELDFWGRVRSLSDAALENYLSTEAAAQAATLSLIAQVADSYLTLRELDERLELTQETIASRAESLRIFRRRFEEGAISKLDLTQVDTLWQQAKALGTELERTRAAQAHALELLVGAPLDLPAGPARLNDEAVMRELPAGLPSDLLTNRPDILAAEHRLKAANANIGAARAAFLPSITLTGAFGTASAELDGLFAGGSRAWNFAPSINLPIFDAGRRQSSLDLTEARRDLAVANYEQTIQSAFRDVSDALSSRRWLAEQVDVLRATVAAQAERTRLAQLRYDHGASPYLEVLDAKRDLLAAQQQLVETRRALLSSRVGLYAALGGGSLAAATPGPGTAQR, encoded by the coding sequence ATGAAAGCTCCCGTGTCCGCCGCCAAGATCACCGCCCGCCTGGCTCCCGCCGCCCTGGCGCTGCTGCTGGCGGCCGGCTGCGTCTCGCTCGCCCCCGATTACCAGCGCCCCGCGCTCCCCGTTCCGGCGGAGTATCCGGGGGCCGGCCATCCGGGGGCCGGCCTACCGGGGGCCGACCTACCGGCGGCCGGCGTTCCGGGGGCCGGCCATCCAGAGGCTGGCCATCCGGCCCCCGCCGACTCCCCCTCCCCCTCGCCCCAAGATCCCGCCGCCCGCATTGCCTGGCAGCGCTACTTCACCGACCCCGCGCTGCAGCGCCTGATCGCCACCGCGCTGGACAACAGCCGCGACCTGCGCGCGGCGTTGCTGCGGGTGGAAGAAGCGCGCGCGCTGTACGGCATCCAGCGCTCGGACCAGTTCCCCTCGGTTGGCGTGCAGGCGCAGGGCTCGCGGGCACGCGTGCCGGCGGACCTGAACCTGACGGGCCAGCCGCAGATCTCCAGCCAGTACCAGGCGGGCCTGGGCATGGCGACCTGGGAACTGGACTTCTGGGGCCGCGTGCGCAGCCTGAGCGATGCGGCGCTGGAGAACTATCTGTCCACCGAGGCCGCGGCGCAGGCTGCCACGCTGAGCCTGATCGCCCAGGTCGCCGACAGCTACCTGACGCTGCGCGAACTGGACGAGCGGCTGGAACTCACGCAGGAGACCATCGCATCGCGCGCGGAGTCGCTGCGCATCTTCCGCCGGCGCTTTGAAGAAGGCGCCATCTCCAAGCTGGACCTCACGCAAGTGGACACGCTGTGGCAGCAGGCCAAGGCGCTGGGCACGGAGCTGGAACGCACGCGCGCCGCGCAGGCCCACGCCCTGGAGCTGCTGGTGGGCGCGCCGCTCGACCTGCCCGCCGGCCCGGCGCGCCTCAATGACGAGGCCGTCATGCGCGAGCTGCCGGCCGGGCTGCCGTCGGACCTGCTGACCAACCGCCCCGACATTCTTGCGGCCGAGCATCGGCTCAAGGCCGCCAACGCCAACATCGGCGCTGCCCGCGCCGCGTTCCTGCCCAGCATCACGCTGACCGGCGCGTTCGGCACCGCCAGCGCCGAACTGGACGGACTGTTCGCGGGCGGCAGCCGCGCCTGGAACTTCGCGCCCAGCATCAACCTGCCCATCTTCGATGCCGGCCGCCGGCAATCGTCGCTGGATCTGACTGAGGCGCGGCGGGACCTGGCCGTGGCCAACTACGAGCAGACCATCCAAAGCGCCTTCCGCGACGTGTCCGACGCCCTGTCCTCGCGCCGCTGGCTGGCCGAACAGGTGGACGTGCTGCGCGCCACCGTGGCCGCCCAGGCCGAACGCACCCGCCTGGCGCAATTGCGCTACGACCACGGCGCCTCGCCCTACCTGGAGGTGCTGGACGCCAAGCGCGACCTGCTGGCCGCGCAGCAACAGCTCGTCGAGACGCGCCGCGCGCTCCTGTCCAGCCGCGTCGGCCTGTATGCCGCGCTGGGCGGGGGCTCGCTGGCCGCTGCAACGCCCGGCCCGGGCACCGCCCAACGCTGA